The following proteins are encoded in a genomic region of Galbibacter sp. BG1:
- a CDS encoding P27 family phage terminase small subunit — MKVVGLDQGSDYLKKLPSPPTYFGSKAKAHYKRFGSILISGNQLKRIHLPALEVLAENYEQWEWAIREIRTKNKNTHGSGYIQKFSSGAKNISVEVTLKRDAEKAIMQCFKQFGLDPRSEKELKGSMDPSQGDLFEGFNQRKNAF, encoded by the coding sequence ATGAAAGTAGTAGGTTTAGATCAAGGTTCAGATTATTTAAAGAAGCTTCCATCGCCGCCAACTTATTTTGGTAGCAAGGCAAAAGCCCATTATAAAAGATTTGGTTCCATCTTAATTTCTGGAAACCAGTTAAAAAGAATTCATCTACCGGCCTTGGAAGTTTTGGCCGAAAATTACGAACAATGGGAATGGGCTATTCGTGAGATTAGAACCAAGAATAAAAATACCCATGGTTCTGGATACATACAGAAATTTAGTAGTGGTGCCAAAAATATTTCTGTAGAAGTAACCTTAAAACGGGATGCAGAAAAAGCAATTATGCAATGCTTTAAACAATTTGGCTTAGATCCACGAAGCGAAAAAGAGCTAAAAGGTTCTATGGATCCATCGCAAGGAGATCTATTTGAAGGATTTAACCAACGTAAAAACGCTTTTTAA
- a CDS encoding HNH endonuclease, translating to MPNRPKKIKRNWKPDRKAFDRAISDYDFYNSSSWRKVSKRYKDNNPLCVKCLEEDNITPAEVTDHIVRIKDGGSKFSEDNLQSLCHFHHNQKSGKEAHGYKEGRGINHEKQ from the coding sequence ATGCCAAACAGACCAAAGAAAATAAAAAGAAATTGGAAGCCAGATCGCAAGGCATTTGATAGAGCTATATCTGACTATGATTTCTATAACTCTAGTTCGTGGAGGAAAGTGAGTAAACGTTACAAGGATAATAATCCTTTATGCGTAAAATGTTTAGAAGAAGATAATATAACACCAGCTGAAGTTACGGATCACATTGTTAGGATTAAGGACGGTGGATCTAAGTTTTCTGAAGATAATTTGCAGTCTCTTTGTCATTTTCACCACAATCAAAAGTCTGGTAAAGAGGCGCATGGATATAAAGAGGGTAGGGGTATTAATCACGAAAAGCAATAA
- the dnaB gene encoding replicative DNA helicase — MKPETKYQTPKAIDLEEAVLGALMIDVKAADEVMQILKTSDCFYKPQHQKIYVAIQDLYTKGQSIDLLTVSKRLREFGTLDEVGGDYFLIQLTKKVSSSAHAEYHSRIVLQQYLKRSIVMFNSQISALAYDESTDVVELIDRWQKEFDKVAEITSGGRKTVSFSDALEHLKEEVQHLSSHSDDSPLVGVDTGFLRTNRYTGGYRKQDLVIIAARPGMGKTSKVLKTAVENVKNGVPVGVVSLEMSVHQLTARAVAIDTNFHLKQLLKTGFEKQEYFTTYSAHQNRMKGYPLFIDDSGNNDITDIVMQAKLWKRTYGIELLIIDYLQLMGDRTVKGNREAEISSISRRLKRLAKELDIPVIALSQLSRSVETRGGSKRPVLSDLRDSGAIEQDADIVEFIYRPDYYGIEIQEEDYDSAAQKHCVQLGANAEIIFAKYRGGSVGTALLKWVGDKTKFIDVEDHNDTAEYIDNKVPVGSLDEAFGDDDNPFV, encoded by the coding sequence ATGAAACCTGAAACTAAATACCAAACCCCTAAAGCCATCGATTTGGAAGAGGCTGTATTGGGCGCTTTAATGATCGATGTAAAGGCAGCGGATGAAGTAATGCAAATATTAAAAACCTCAGATTGCTTTTATAAGCCTCAACATCAAAAAATCTACGTAGCAATTCAAGATCTTTACACCAAAGGGCAATCAATCGATTTGTTGACGGTTTCCAAAAGACTAAGGGAATTTGGGACGCTGGATGAAGTTGGCGGTGATTATTTCTTGATACAGTTAACCAAAAAGGTTTCAAGCAGTGCCCATGCAGAGTATCATTCCAGAATAGTGCTTCAACAATACCTCAAAAGATCGATAGTGATGTTTAATTCGCAGATCTCGGCTTTGGCCTATGATGAAAGTACAGATGTTGTGGAATTGATTGACAGGTGGCAAAAAGAGTTCGATAAAGTTGCGGAGATTACTTCTGGGGGTCGAAAAACAGTTTCTTTTAGCGATGCTTTAGAGCATTTAAAAGAAGAAGTTCAGCACTTGTCCAGCCACAGCGATGATTCCCCGTTGGTTGGTGTAGATACTGGTTTTTTACGTACCAATCGATATACAGGTGGTTATAGAAAACAAGATTTAGTAATTATTGCTGCACGTCCTGGGATGGGGAAAACTTCTAAAGTTTTAAAGACGGCGGTAGAAAATGTAAAAAACGGCGTACCTGTTGGTGTTGTTTCATTGGAAATGAGTGTGCACCAGCTTACGGCACGTGCGGTAGCGATCGATACCAACTTCCATTTAAAGCAGTTGCTTAAAACAGGTTTTGAAAAGCAGGAATACTTTACCACATACAGCGCGCATCAAAACAGGATGAAGGGATATCCATTGTTTATTGACGACAGCGGGAATAATGATATCACAGATATTGTAATGCAGGCAAAGCTTTGGAAGCGTACCTATGGAATTGAACTTTTGATAATAGATTACCTGCAATTGATGGGAGATCGAACCGTAAAAGGAAACCGTGAAGCTGAAATAAGTTCTATATCGAGAAGGTTGAAAAGATTGGCAAAGGAGTTGGATATACCAGTAATAGCACTGTCGCAATTAAGTAGAAGTGTAGAGACAAGGGGAGGAAGCAAGAGACCAGTGCTTAGTGATCTTCGGGACAGTGGTGCAATCGAGCAGGATGCAGATATTGTAGAATTTATCTACCGTCCAGATTATTACGGCATCGAGATACAGGAAGAGGATTACGATAGTGCTGCGCAAAAACACTGTGTTCAGTTAGGAGCTAATGCAGAAATAATATTTGCTAAATACCGTGGCGGTAGCGTAGGTACAGCGTTGCTTAAATGGGTGGGCGACAAAACAAAATTTATAGATGTCGAGGACCATAACGACACCGCAGAATATATTGATAATAAAGTTCCTGTAGGTTCGCTAGATGAAGCTTTTGGGGATGATGATAATCCTTTTGTGTAA
- a CDS encoding MarR family transcriptional regulator, with amino-acid sequence MERDFKGIWIPKQIWLDKDLTIMEKLFLVEIDSLDNEKGCFAGNAYFSEFFGISKGRCTQILKELERKKYIEIDIEKEGKQITKRVVRILNTLFRKLNTPIKKTKYPYLENDDDNNTSINNTKRIERSALDFFKKNYPSQNEKFLMDFQNKINDFEKFTASFNAVFDKEKLEYNDRVIRGRLNLYALNWIERQGMKVYKNTPESNLPKPNYTKNAI; translated from the coding sequence ATGGAAAGAGATTTTAAGGGAATTTGGATACCCAAGCAAATTTGGTTGGATAAGGATTTAACGATCATGGAAAAGCTTTTTTTGGTTGAAATTGATAGTTTGGATAATGAAAAAGGTTGCTTTGCCGGGAATGCATATTTCTCTGAATTTTTTGGAATTTCTAAAGGTAGATGTACGCAAATTTTAAAAGAATTGGAGCGTAAAAAATACATCGAAATTGATATTGAAAAAGAGGGAAAACAGATCACAAAAAGGGTAGTTAGAATATTAAACACCCTATTTAGAAAACTAAATACCCCTATTAAGAAAACTAAATACCCCTATTTAGAAAATGATGATGATAATAATACAAGTATTAATAATACAAAAAGAATAGAGAGAAGCGCTCTAGATTTTTTCAAAAAAAATTATCCATCTCAAAATGAAAAGTTCTTAATGGACTTTCAAAATAAAATAAATGATTTCGAAAAATTCACGGCTTCTTTCAACGCTGTTTTCGATAAAGAAAAATTGGAGTACAATGATCGGGTAATTCGGGGTAGGTTAAATCTCTATGCTTTGAATTGGATCGAACGCCAGGGAATGAAAGTTTACAAAAACACGCCAGAAAGTAATTTACCTAAACCAAACTATACCAAAAACGCAATATGA